From the Aerosakkonema funiforme FACHB-1375 genome, the window TTGTACAAGAAAGGAGAAGAAAATTATGTTAGGTCAACAAAAACGCGCTGTCGGTATATTTCCCAGATTTGAACAGATGGCAGAAGCGCTGGATCGGCTTAAGGTTTCTGGCTTCGGTAATTGTTTTGATAGTCTGACAGTTGCTAGCTAGACACTTGCCTAAGCGCCGTTAAATCGCAATTATCTAAAAGCCTAATTGGTAAAGATAAAAATCCGAAAAATATAATTACATTGCGATTTGGCGATGTACTTGTATTTGGTGTATTTGCTTGTAGCGATATCCCCCAAACGAGAGCGTAACAAGCACTAACTATTTTGAAATTTATTGAAAAATGCCCTAATTATAACGGCAAAGCGACTTGATATAATACATTTGTTTAGGGGCAATTGAGAGCCTTTGTCTCCGTTTTATAACTGATAAATTATTTGCCAGATCGGCCTCTAAAAAGCCTGTAATTCACGCCCATTACCAAGCGCTATAAGCAGTATTTTAGGGGATTTTAAATTAAATTAATTTTGTAAGTATTATCACAAATAAATCACCATATAATCTTAACAATATCAAATCAATTATCTCTCCATTGATAGAGAAGGTATTACACCTGTGGGCGGATGTTTATTTTTGCTAAAAAAAGGAAGGTAGAAATTGGAACAAATCAAAAAACAGTCTTTTAATTAAGCAAGTTTGCTAGTGCCCACGACAGCTTGCGTAAGGAGGAAAAATGGCTCTAGGTCACAACAGACGCGCCGTTGGTGTGTTTTCTCACCGTCAAGACGCAGAATACGCTCTCACAGAATTGAGAGACTCTGGCTTTCCGATGGATAAAGTTTCTCTAATTGCTAAAGATACAGGCAAAGCCGATCGCTTTGCTGGCAGTGATGTGCGGGATATCGACAATGATACCAACGCTGACGAAGGTGCTAAAACAGGTGCGATCGCAGGCGGTGCATTGGGCGGGATAACAGGCTTACTTGTCGGTCTCGGTGCATTAGCAATTCCTGGCATTGGTCCTGTTATGCTAGCAGGAGCAGCTGCAACGGCTATAGCCACTGCACTTTCTGGCGGTGTAATTGGTGCGGCTGCTGGTGGCTTAATTGGTGCCTTAATTGGTTTGGGAATTCCAGAAGATAGAGCTAGAGTTTATAGCGATCGCGTGTCTCGCGGCGGCTATTTAGTAATAGTAGATGGTAGCGAAGATGACATCCGCCGCGCCGAATCAATTCTCAATCGCCGAGGCATTGAGGAGTGGGGTGTCTACGATTACTCAGGCGTTGATACTTCTCGCGCTGACTACACTACTACTACCACTGTTGAGCGTCGAGACAATGTTGCCAGTATAGACGATCGCGTAGTTGTCATCGATCGTCGGGATGAAGTTCTTTAGTCCGAGCGAGTGCCTGCCAATTGACTGACAAAATTCTGCCAACACAAACCTCGCAGAAGGCTTTAAAAAATCTGATTTCAGCTAAAACTACCTGAAATTGACTTGATAATTTTAGCCTCTTTTACTTTATTTTGTCAGTCATTTAGCGATTTGTAGAAAGTCCAACTCAGTCTCAATTTGGCATCACAGGAACACAAACCTTTAGCAGTTCCAAGGCGGAAGAAAAAATGAAAAAACTAACTCCATTTATACTCAGCGGTCTCCTCATGTTTGGTGCGGTTGCTTGCGAAGCCTCTAAGACAAGCAGCGATGCTCCTAATAATGCTGGTGAAGCGAACAGGGCCGATCAAGTTAGCGACAACAACGCTAACACCAATCCAAACGCTACTAATACTGCTGAGCAAACTAACAAAGCTCCAGACGCAGACTCAGTTAAAGCAACCCAAGAGGACGCGCAAAATAAAGTTCGTCGCGCTCAAGCAAATAATGACATACGCGCACGAGAGCAACGCAATAATATTACTGGAGGCGACGTTCAAAGAGCTGATAGCGACTTAGCAAGTGAAGTTCGCAGTAAGTTGGAAGTAAACATCCAAAAAGGTCAGCTAACAGTTGACGCCGAAGATGGCGCTGTTACTGTTGCCGGAACAGTTCCCACGCAGCAAGACTTGGCTAAAATTGACACACTTGCCAAAGAAATTAAAGGTGTCAAAAGTGTAGTCAACAAGGCAACTGTTGCACAAGCTACACCGGCAGCGGACAACAAAAACCCTCAGTAGCAATAGTGGTTGTGGTTAATTTTGTGTAGGGTGGGCAGTGCCCACCCTACTGCTTTGCGCGTGGAGCCAGACACCCTAGAGTATTCAAGCCAGCAAAGCAAGCCTATGGCACTCTTGAGGAGATAAGATTGATGCTAGTAATTTTTAAAACATCAAAGGTAGCAAGTTGCTTTCCCACAAAGGCACCCAAAGCATCCGTCTGCGTAGGTTCGGGCTGAGTATTCGCCACCGCTTGAGCTTGTTGTTCTCCGGTCTGGCGATCGTCAACTTGATGGTTGTAGGCATTGGTGCAATTGCCCTCAATCGAGCGATCGAAGGTAATCCGCTCGGCACAAAGATAAGTTCCCAGCGTGGAAGTGCTTTCAAGTTGGCTTATCTGGCTAATCTCCGAACAACGAAAAAGACCGCCCTAGACCGAGCTGCTGTAGATATTGCCATCAAAGACGAAATCGAGCAATTTGAAAGCCTGCTAACTGCACTGCGAAAAGGTTCGACAGAGTTAGGAATCAAACCAGTCACCGATGAGATCGTACTAGCCCAACTCAATAAAGTTGAAGAGACGTGGCGGATTTATCGGCGCAATTTAGAAATTTATCTGAGCGCTTCACCAGATAAAAATGAGCAATATGTTGCAGACATCAACACCCTAACTAATTTCTTAGCATCTCAGCTAGATAGTGTCGCGAATTTGTTAGACGAACAGATCGGCGAGAACGCTCAAAATAGCCAATTCTTATTACTGGCGATGGCAATTCTGAGCGTACCGATCGCCTCGGTGGCGCTTTTGATTGTGTCTCAAATTGTTAGCGATCTGACTCAAGTAACTGAAACTGCTCGCAAAATGGCGAGTGGAGACTTAAACGTGCGGGCGCTAGAATCATCTAAAGATGAAGTGGGGGTGCTAGCTTCTACGCTCAATACAATGGCAACGCAAATTGGCAGCTTGTTGCAAAGTTTGCAGACGCGAAGCTACGAATTAGAAAATACTTTAGCTTATGTGAGCGCTATTATCGATAATTTGGCAGATGCGCTCCTAGTGACCGACCCAGACTGCCGAATAACCCGGTTTAATCCGGCTTTATTACAGATGTTTGGTATAGAAGATACGGATTCGATCGGTAAAGATTGCCAGATTCTCTCTAATGCGAAGGTGCTAGAATTAGTGGAACAGACGCGGGGACGACCGAGAGAAGTTTTCACGGCAGAAATCGAGCTGGCAAAAGGTCGCATCGGTCAAGCTTTAGCAACGGCGATTGCTAAAGATGACAAAAAAAATGTTAGCACTGAGATACTCGGTGCGGTGATCCTGATTCGCGATATCACGGCAGAAAAAGAAATCGATCGGATGAAGACGGATTTTATTTCTACTGTCTCCCATGAATTGCGAACGCCGCTGACTTCTGTGTTGGGGTTTGCTTCCCTGATTAAGGAAAAGTTAGAAAAAGGTGTTTTCCCTTTAATTCAAACAAACGATCGCAAAACCCAAAAAATAGTCAGACAGGTGGGTGCGAATATCAATATTATTGTGTCGGAGGCAGAACGGCTCACATCTTTGATTAATGATGTTTTGGATATTGCCAAGATGGAAGCCGGGAAGATTGAGTGGCATATGCAGCCGACTGACATTGAGGATATTATTGACCGGGCAATTGCTGCGACTGCATCTATTTGCGAAGCTAAAAATATACCACTGCAAAAAGAACTTGCTCCCGAACTCCCTCAAGTAATGGGCGATGGAGATCGTTTGATTCAGGTTTTTATCAATCTTATTTCCAACGCGATCAAGTTCACAGATACTGGTAGTTGTACCATTAGCGCCAGACAGCAGGAAAATGAGATGCTGATCGGTGTAACTGACACAGGCATCGGTATTGCTCCCGCTGACCAGCCCAAGGTGTTTGAAAAGTTCAGGCAAGTAGGAGAAACTCTTACAGATAAACCTAAAGGAAC encodes:
- a CDS encoding response regulator → MLSHKGTQSIRLRRFGLSIRHRLSLLFSGLAIVNLMVVGIGAIALNRAIEGNPLGTKISSQRGSAFKLAYLANLRTTKKTALDRAAVDIAIKDEIEQFESLLTALRKGSTELGIKPVTDEIVLAQLNKVEETWRIYRRNLEIYLSASPDKNEQYVADINTLTNFLASQLDSVANLLDEQIGENAQNSQFLLLAMAILSVPIASVALLIVSQIVSDLTQVTETARKMASGDLNVRALESSKDEVGVLASTLNTMATQIGSLLQSLQTRSYELENTLAYVSAIIDNLADALLVTDPDCRITRFNPALLQMFGIEDTDSIGKDCQILSNAKVLELVEQTRGRPREVFTAEIELAKGRIGQALATAIAKDDKKNVSTEILGAVILIRDITAEKEIDRMKTDFISTVSHELRTPLTSVLGFASLIKEKLEKGVFPLIQTNDRKTQKIVRQVGANINIIVSEAERLTSLINDVLDIAKMEAGKIEWHMQPTDIEDIIDRAIAATASICEAKNIPLQKELAPELPQVMGDGDRLIQVFINLISNAIKFTDTGSCTISARQQENEMLIGVTDTGIGIAPADQPKVFEKFRQVGETLTDKPKGTGLGLPICKQIIEHHGGKIWVESEVGRGSTFSFTLPISPRINAEVAKFSINALVRQVRQSIVQTSPAPSKNYKTILVVDDDAHIRELLRQELENDGYEVKEAKDGIDAITQVKNTKPDLILLDVMMPQIGGFDVAAVLKNDPETMAIPIIILSIIQDKERGYRLGIDRYLKKPIDREELLNEIGVLIAQGMSNKKVLLVDKDASTVKIMSEVLQSQGYTVTEAYDGQECIEKALAVKPDMIIVDSVFSEQHNLVKSLRFEKGLENVFFVLLGKNTEENSQPYFEP
- a CDS encoding general stress protein; this translates as MALGHNRRAVGVFSHRQDAEYALTELRDSGFPMDKVSLIAKDTGKADRFAGSDVRDIDNDTNADEGAKTGAIAGGALGGITGLLVGLGALAIPGIGPVMLAGAAATAIATALSGGVIGAAAGGLIGALIGLGIPEDRARVYSDRVSRGGYLVIVDGSEDDIRRAESILNRRGIEEWGVYDYSGVDTSRADYTTTTTVERRDNVASIDDRVVVIDRRDEVL
- a CDS encoding BON domain-containing protein encodes the protein MKKLTPFILSGLLMFGAVACEASKTSSDAPNNAGEANRADQVSDNNANTNPNATNTAEQTNKAPDADSVKATQEDAQNKVRRAQANNDIRAREQRNNITGGDVQRADSDLASEVRSKLEVNIQKGQLTVDAEDGAVTVAGTVPTQQDLAKIDTLAKEIKGVKSVVNKATVAQATPAADNKNPQ